AAGCCGCATACAGGCGATCGACCAGCCCTTTATCGACCAGGTTATTCAGTTTCAGAGTAATGCCAGACGGTTCGCCGTTTTGCGCATTCGCAATCTCTTTGTCGACCAAATCATAAAGCAGACGACGCGAGTTTTGTGGTGAAACCATCAGATGCTCAAACGTGACCGGGCGATACGGATTTTCGATAAAGTTAAATACCCGACGCACTTCATTGGTGATGCGCGCATCCGCGGTGAGCAGCGAATAATCGGTATAAAGACGCGCGGTTTTCTCGTTAAAGTTACCGGTGCCAATGTGAGCGTAACGCACCACTTCGTCACCTTCTTTACGGGAAACCAGGAAGAGTTTGGCGTGAATTTTAAGGCCTGGCGCGGAGAAAATAACGTGTACGCCCGCTTCAGTCAGGCGCTTCGCCCAGTGAATATTCGCTTCTTCATCAAAACGTGCCTGCAACTCAACCACAACGGTGACTTTCTTCCCGTTATGCGCGGCATGAATCATCGATTCGATAATGCGCGAGTCTTTCGCCACGCGATAAATATTGATTTTAATCGCCAGCACACTTGGGTCGAATGACGCCTGGCGTAGCAATTCCAGCACGTGCTCAAAGGTGTGGTACGGATAGTAAAGCAGCACGTCACGGTTACGGATTGCATCAAAGCCGTTGCGGAATTTATCGAACCAAATATGGCGCAGGCGCGGCAACGGTTTATTGACCAGATTGGCTTTGCCAACATTTGGGAAGCTAATGAAATCTTTGAAGTTATGGTAACGGCCGCCAGGCACGATGGAATCGTAGTTAGTGATCGTCAGCTTATTACGCAGCATTTCGACCATCGCATCGGGCATATCTCGTTGATAAACAAAACGCACCGGCTCCGCGGTTAAACGCTGTTTGAGGCTCGAAGACATCAATTCCAGCAGACTGGATTCCATTTCGGTCACCAGGTCGTACTCTGCGTCGCGCGTCATTTTCATCGAATAGGCGTTCAGTGCGTCGTAATCGAAGAAGCCTTTGAAAATGTCGTCCAGGCAATAGCGCAAAATGTTATCCAGCAGGATCATCGGCTTGCGGCGGCGCGGCGCTTCAGGCGGCAAATTCACAAAGCGCGGCACTTTATCGGACGGGATTTCCAGCAGCGCGTAACGAATATCGCTGCCCTGAATAATTTCTACCGCCAGATAGGTGTAATCATCTTTGAGGAACTGCACCAAATCGGTGTCGTGGTTAATCAAAATAGGTGTGATGTGCTGGCGCAGATAATGTTTGAAATAGTGGCGTAGCCAGTTTTGCTGATTGGGGGAAAGCTGGCGTTCGTTGATCAAGAAGATCTGATTACGCGCCATTTCCAACAGCAGATCGTTATACAACCCATCAAATTCTTGATCAGCTTTCAGAACACGCGCCTGAATTTTATTGAGTAAATGGCGCGAATTGGGAGCCGTACCTTGTTCTTCACTGATCAGGATCCGCCGTTTAAGTTCAGCGAATCGGACCTTGTAAAATTCATCAAGGTTATTCGAATAGATGCCGAGAAAACGCATTCTCTCGATCAGCGGATTAATTTTGTCCGCAGCTTCCTGGAGCACACGTTCGTTAAAAGACAACCAGCTCAGTTCTTTTTCGATATACAGCTTATCCTGACCCATTAGCCCTCACTTGCGTTTTCGTGGACGTAAAAATGCCGTCACGTCTGACATTATGGCGAGCTTTAACGTGGAATGTCCAACAATGGCCGTAAACCAACTTCTTTCTCGCTTTCAGCACTGTGAGACGCAAGACAGTAGCGCCGCCATTTTTTAATTAAAATGGTGTTTTATAAAGTGGTAGGGGCTGGGGATGTGGGAAACACGGGCGCTTGAACTGAACAACCAGGAGCTATGGAACTGGCATCAAGCCTGCCAGTTTGTTGATTATGCCTGTGCGCATAACTTTAATACTGTGGTGATTGGGCAAACCGATTTACTGGGCAAGCTTGTTACCCCGGCGGGCTACACTCCTGCGCAACACAATGACCGTATATCCGTGCATCAGCGTGGCTGCTGCGTTTACCTGAATCGCTTAGCGCAGTACTGCAAGGCACGTGGCTTGCGCTTCTATCTTCAGGCTAAAGAGATTGGATTTCCGGCTGATTTACTCCTGCAACAACCCCAGTTGTTCGATGGCCACGGCGGCTTGCGTTTTGATGCTGATTTCTGGAGCCAGTATCTGGCAGATAAACTGGCGCTGGTCTGTAAGCAGATTCCCGCGATAGATGGCTTGCTCCTGGCGATTTCAAATACTGACAGTCTGGTGCCAATCGCGGCGCCAGACTGGAAAGCGAACGTGGCGCAGCAAAAAAAATCGGCCAGTACGGCACTTTACCGTTGTTGTTTTAATGCCGCCGCCCAGGTCATGAAACGCCACCACAAACAACTAGTATTGCGTCTTTTCCCCGCCAGTATCGACGGAGTTGAGCCGGTTCTCGACGCTATCGCTGGTTTGCCCGCCGATGTGGCGGTCTCGATAAAACTCACACCGGAACGCTTCTGGCCCGAATTCCCTAATAACCCGGCATTGCTGGCAGTATCAGACCGAGAAGTCTGGGTGGAAGTGGACGCTGCCGGGGAAGAAGTGTGTTGGGGAAACCTGCCGTTTATCCGTGCGGATGAAATTCAGGGACGATTACTGTGGTGCCAGGCCAGCAACCCGGCTATCAAAGGGGTGTTGTGCAAAGCAAGCTGGGAAGGTATCGATAATCACAGTGTGATTGGAACCTTAAGTGAGTTTAACCTCTTTTGTTGTGCAAGGTTTCTCAAGTCAGACGCCCTGTCAGAAAGTACATCGCAACTGCTGAAGCGTTGGCTAATGGAGTGCTGGCAATGGCAAGCGGATGAACAGCAGCTTCAGATTCTGAAGGTGTTGTTTGAACAGGCGCATCAGGTGATTTACAGCGCCATTTACGCTCGTCACCATGTTTTTCATCGCCATAGTCTGTTACCTGAAAGCTACGGTCAGGTGGTCTGGAGTTTGTATGGCCAGCTTAACCGCAACCACTGGTTGCCCGGCTCAGCAGATGACATCGTCTTTGACAATCAGGATGCCGCAGGGGCATCCCGGAAACTCTCCTTGATCGCGGCAGAGAAAGATATAGCGTGGCAAGGGGCGGAAAATGTACAGCGTCAGGCATTCGAGTTTGCGCAAAATGCCGACTTCCCTCCGGCATTAGCTCAGCGCTGGCAGACTGAATGGCAAGGGCTGTTTTTATATTGCCGGGCGTTTATTCATGCCCAAAAAGCCTTTTTTACGCTGCACTATGCTCGCGAAGTTGAGAATAACTGGAGCCTGCGTGAAGTGTGCCAGGCCAATATTCAGGCACTCTATGGAACGGCTCATGAAATGGAGGATTTTTGCGGCAAATGGAGTGATATCCCTCCTGCCATGCATGTCATGTTTGATGCCGGAAGAGCCAGAGCGCTTGCCGGGAGTTTAAGCAAAGAGTTAGCGAAACTGACAGGCTAGTGGGGAAAAAAGCGGATAAAAAAGGTGGATACAGCAAAAGCTTTATCCACCTGATAGCTAAACAATTAATGGCTAGATGTGTAAACGCAGTGACTCAACCAGGCAGAGGATCGCCATCGCTTGACCATAAGGCATTGAGGTCAGAGGAATGTTTCGATAGTGGTCCAGGTCGTGCCCCATCGCCGTACCAAACGAAACTTGCGTCAGTTCCCCTTGTGGCGTGATGTGGTTGATTACACCCTCGGTTGCACGTAGTGCCACTGGAAGCCAATGGCTCTCAAGGTAGCCCAGACGAACGGCCTTGAAGATGCCAGCCGCGAACCCGGCACTGGCAGAGGCTTCAACATAGCTTTCTGGATCGTTAAGCAGGGTTGGCCACAAACCATTTTCCGCCTGGCATTCGGCAAGTGCTGCAACCTGATTGCGTAACACATTGCACAGTTGGCGATAAAGCGCGTCCTGCGGCGGTAAATCTAACAGCTCCAAAAACTCAGGGATGGCGAGTGTTATCCAACTATTCCCACGAGCCCATAGCGCCCCAGCAAAATGGTGTCGTCCATCAAAGTTCCAGCCGTGATACCACAGCCCCGTTTTAGGTTCAGCCAGGTACTGAATATGCTGAGTAAACTGATATTTCGCTTCTTCAATCCACTCTGGTTTGTTGAGTAATTTACCGATGCGAGCAAGTGGAAGCACTGCCATCATCAGCGTGTCGTCCCAGATTTGCTGGTGATGGTCATTTTCATAAGTGACATGCTGGAAACAGCCTTCATCGGTACGCGGCAGTTGATGCTGGAGCCAGCGCCCCCAGGTTTCCAGGTAGGGGAGCCATTGTGGATTTGGCTGATCTTCATAGCATAATGCCAGCGTCAGGAACGGGCAGGCGGTATTGACGTTCTTAATTGGCGTGCCTTCGGCAAAACGATCGCTAAACCAGAGGTCGATAATCTCTTTGGCGCGCTCAGAGCCACTTACCTGATAGTAGCGATATAAACCAAACAGACCGATTCCGTGTGTCCATTCCCAGCCAGCCCACCCTTTGGTATCAACAATCCGGCCATCACTGAGGCGTTGTAAAAAGCGTCCATCAGCGTCTTTGATGTCGACCAGTCCACCAATCAGGCTATCAATGAGCTCGGTAGTGTGTTCACGGGTGGGTGATAGCGGTGTATTTGTCATGGTCTGTTCCTTAAACAGAAGTTGAGGCTGGAGTCCGATAAAAAAGGAGTTCGGCATTTACGTTACGAAGTGTGGGCAACATTCTCCACGACCCCTGCAGGGGTTTTATCTGGTAATGCGAAGGAGGCGAGGAAATACCGAACAAATGTTCACTGTTCCACGCAGTTGGGGTGACATAGAGGCGTAGAGGGGCAATAAAGTGTGACTTACGTCACTAATGGAAAAGCACCCCTCAAACCTACTGTGAAGCAGATCACCTTTTTATCCTGCGCAAAACGTATTTTGCGAGCGAGACTGCATTTCTGCCCGTCAGGCAGGTTTAACCCGTAGAGCGCAGAAATGGGGCGTGGTGAGATATCAGGATCTTTTACATTGAGTGATGAGAGAACCATGAAACTGACTCTGACCCCACAATGGGCGAGTAATGACGATAAAAATCAAGATACGCTCCGCTTCCAACAGGCGCTGGATACACTGGCACAGCAGGGTGGGGGGACGCTGGAAGTTGAGAGTGGCTGCTACAAACTGGGCGGGTTAACACTGCATTCGAATACCACACTTTATTTGCAGGCAGGCGCGGAATTGGTGGTTAGCGATGATTATCGTCATTTCCAGCAGGCCACGACGCAAAGTACAGCAGAGTGTTCCAACTGGGCTTTTCTGTACGCAATGGGCGCGCACAATATTACGGTGTGTGGCGCCGGAAAAATTAACGGCAATGCGGAGGGGTGGTTTGCACCTCATGTTGATGAAATGGGGTATCGGCAGCCTGCCAAACACCGTCCACGCATGATTGTTTTCGAAGATTGCACTAAAGTCCAACTGCAAGATTTTACCATTGAGAATGCCCCGATGTGGACCATTCACCTCGTCGCGTGCCAGCAGGTGAAAGTAATTGGTATTACCGTGGATAACGACCTGTCGATGGCGAATACGGATGCGCTGGACATCGATAGCTGTCAGCAGGTGCATATCAGCAACAGCCACTTCAGTGCAGCCGATGACACCATTTGCCTCAAGACCAGTCGTAAACCCGCGCCGTTGCAACGTGCAACACGGCAGGTTGTCGTGAGTAATTGCACGCTTCGCTCTAAAAGCTGCGCGTTGAAAATTGGTACAGAAACATGGGAAGACATCGAAGATATTTGCGTAACCAACTGCGTCATCTATGAGTCAAACCGGGCGATAGGGCTTGTTTCCCGGGATGGCGGACGTTTGCGTCGCATGATTTTCAGCAACATTACTTTTAGCTGCGAGATGGCTCATGCTTGTCACTGGGGTAAAGCCGATCCTGTTTATCTTTCAGTGCGCGCCCGTGACCCGGAAATCCATCCAGGTGAAATCGAATTTATTCAGTTTCGCGGTCTTTCAGGAGTGAGTGATGGGGCCATTAATATGCACAGCGAGTTACCAGGACAAGTAAGACATATCGTTCTTGAGGGCCTGCAACTCACGCAAAGGGTCAGCTCCTCACCTGAACAAGGTTTGTATGACATTCGCCCACCTTGTAATCCGTTATCACCAACCGGAATGGGGCTGGACAACGCCTGGTGCCTGAATCCGCAAACGCAACGAGCTTTCGGCGTGGAAGCGTATCCTGGCGGTTTGCCTGGTCTGTATGCCAACGGCGTTGAAGATTTGGCGCTGCGGAATGTAGAAATTTATCGTCCACAACCGTTGCCAGCAGGCTGGAATGAGCGGGAGTGCGTGTTAATCAATTGCGATGGAGTCAAACAAGATGATTGATTTAGCCTGGCTTGGGCCTGTTGCCGCGTGCTGCACTACGGGGTCATTTGCGCTACAGGTGCTGCATATCCTGAAGAATCGCGATACTAAAGCCATATCCCTGAGCATGTATCTGGTGTTTGTTTTCGGCGTGCTCTGTTGGTTGCTATATGGAATGAGTAACGGGGATGTTCCCCTGATGATAGCAAATGGGATTACGCTTGTGCTGGCGGCGACAGTGCTGCTGATGAAAGTGGTGAACGAACGAGCGCGATAAACGGTGGCGGGGAACCGCCACTGTATTGTTCTACTCTTCTGCGGCATAACCTTGAACTGGTAACGCTTTGCCATCAAGCCAGGCGCTATTATCACGCATTTCCAGACGCCCTTCGATAAACCAGGACACCACCAGCGGATAAATTGCATGCTCCTGGTGCTGCACACGAGCAGTGATGTCGTCTTCATCGTCACCGTCAAAAACCGGGACTTTGGCCTGAAGAATCACCGGCCCACCATCGAGTTCTTCGGTAACAAAATGCACCGATGTCCCGTGGACTTCATCACCGTTCTCCAGCACCTGACGATGGGTATTCAGGCCAGGATACTTAGGCAATAAAGAAGGGTGGATGTTGATCAGACGGCCAGCGTAATGCGTGACAAATTCAGGGCTAAGAATCCGCATGTAACCGGCGAGCACCACCAGATCCGGTGCGTAAGCGTCGATCTCAAGCATTAGCTCACGATCAAACGCTGCACGATCGGCGAATTGGTTGGCGGTTAACGCGTGGGCAGGGATCCCTGCCTCACGCGCACGTTCCAGACCGAAAGCATCGGTTTTATTACTGAATACAGCCGCGAGGGTGCCGTTAATCTTTTTGAGCTTACAGGCATCAATGATTGCTTGAAGGTTAGTCCCGCTGCCGGAAATTAGCACCACAATGCGTTTCATTACTCAATAACCACGCGCTCAGAGGAATCGGAGGCTTTGATACTACCGATTTTCCAGGCGTTTTCACCTTTTGCATTCAAAAACTCAATCGCTTTATCAGCTTCGGCAGCAGGTAACGCAATCAGCATACCGACCCCGCAGTTGAAGGTGCGGTACATTTCGTGACGGCTGATATTCCCGGCTTGTTGCAGCCAGTTAAATACCGCTGGCCACTGCCATGAAGATTCGGTAATGACGGCTTGAGTGTTATCAGGCAGAACGCGCGGGATGTTTTCCCAGAAACCGCCGCCGGTCAGGTGGCAGATAGCATGCACGTCAACTTCGGCAATCAACTCAAGCAATGGTTTTACGTAAATGCGCGTTGGTTCCAGCAGGTGATCGGCCAGCGGTTTGCCTTCCAGTTCGGTGGTCAGCGGGTCAGCACCGCTGACTTCCAGTACTTTACGCACCAGAGAGTAACCGTTGGAGTGCGGGCCGCTGGATGCCAGCGCAATCAGCACGTCGCCGTCGGTCACTTTAGAACCGTCAATAATTTCGGATTTCTCGACTACGCCTACGCAGAAGCCTGCCACGTCGTAATCTTCGCCGTGGTACATACCTGGCATTTCAGCGGTTTCGCCGCCGACTAATGAGCAGCCAGATTGCAGGCAACCTTCGGCGATGCCGGTGATAACGCTTGCCGCGGTGTCAACGTCAAGTTTACCCGTTGCATAGTAATCGAGGAAAAACAGTGGCTCAGCGCCCTGAACAACCAGGTCGTTTACACACATAGCGACCAGATCGATGCCGATTGTGTCGTGACGTTTTAAGTCCATAGCCAGACGCAACTTAGTACCCACACCGTCAGTGCCGGAAACCAGCACAGGCTCACGATACTTCTGAGGTAACGCACACAGCGCACCGAAACCGCCTAATCCACCCATGACTTCCGGGCGGCGGGTTTTTTTCACTACGCCTTTGATTTTATCGACCAGAGCGTTACCAGCATCAATATCAACACCGGCATCTTTATAGCTGAGAGAAGTTTTGTCGGTCACTGCTAAGTCCCCGCGTATGGGTTAGAAATAAAAAACGCCGCAATTCTAACAGTGCAGGCAAACGTTTGCGAGCCTCTTATTCAGCGGGATGTAATAATTGTTGATATATACTGATTCCAGTCTCGTTGATCCTGATCAACCCCAATACCTGTAGCACTGCCACGAAAAAGCGGTATAATCCGGCGATTTTTTTTATGGTGGCCAACTATCTCGGGGAGAAAGAGTATGAAGATCGTGGAAGTCAAACACCCACTCGTCAAACACAAGCTAGGCCTGATGCGTGAGAACGACATTAGCACCAAACGCTTTCGTGAACTCGCCTCAGAAGTTGGCAGCTTGCTAACTTACGAAGCTACGGCGGATCTGGAAACTGAAAGAGTCACTATCGAAGGCTGGAACGGCCCGGTAGAAGTTGACCAGATCAAAGGTAAGAAGATTACCGTTGTGCCAATTTTGCGTGCCGGTCTGGGGATGATGGAAGGCGTGCTGGAAAACGTTCCAAGCGCACGTATCAGCGTTGTGGGTGTTTACCGTAACGAAGAAACTCTGGAGCCCGTTCCTTATTTCCAGAAACTGGTTTCTAACATTGAAGAACGTATGGCGCTGGTGGTTGACCCAATGCTGGCAACCGGCGGTTCAATGATTGCAACTATCGACCTGCTGAAGAATGCAGGCTGTACTAGCATCAAAGTGCTGGTTCTGGTGGCTGCACCAGAAGGTATCGCAGCGCTGGAAAAAGCGCACCCGGATGTAGAACTGTTCACCGCTTCTATCGATCAGGGCTTAAACGAGCACGGATACATTATTCCGGGCCTCGGCGATGCTGGCGATAAGATTTTTGGTACGAAATAAGTGATTCACTAAAAAATAGCCGACTTTGATAGTCGGCTTTTTTTTGACTACAACACAACAACAACAGACAGACAAAGGAAACGACTATGACACGCCGCGCCATCGGGGTTCACGAAAGACCACCCCTGCTGCAAACGATACCGTTAAGTTTACAGCACCTGTTTGCTATGTTTGGTGCCACCGTTCTGGTGCCAATCTTGTTCCACATTAACCCGGCGACGGTGCTGCTCTTTAACGGAATCGGAACGCTGCTGTATCTCTTTATCTGTAAAGGTAAAATCCCGGCTTATCTGGGTTCAAGCTTTGCATTTATTTCACCCGTGCTGCTGCTTTTACCACTGGGTTATGAAGTGGCGCTGGGCGGTTTTATCATGTGTGGCGTGTTGTTCTGTATCGTCGCGCTGATTGTGAAAAAAGCCGGTACCGGTTGGCTGGATGTGATGTTCCCTCCAGCAGCAATG
The nucleotide sequence above comes from Buttiauxella selenatireducens. Encoded proteins:
- the purM gene encoding phosphoribosylformylglycinamidine cyclo-ligase yields the protein MTDKTSLSYKDAGVDIDAGNALVDKIKGVVKKTRRPEVMGGLGGFGALCALPQKYREPVLVSGTDGVGTKLRLAMDLKRHDTIGIDLVAMCVNDLVVQGAEPLFFLDYYATGKLDVDTAASVITGIAEGCLQSGCSLVGGETAEMPGMYHGEDYDVAGFCVGVVEKSEIIDGSKVTDGDVLIALASSGPHSNGYSLVRKVLEVSGADPLTTELEGKPLADHLLEPTRIYVKPLLELIAEVDVHAICHLTGGGFWENIPRVLPDNTQAVITESSWQWPAVFNWLQQAGNISRHEMYRTFNCGVGMLIALPAAEADKAIEFLNAKGENAWKIGSIKASDSSERVVIE
- a CDS encoding SemiSWEET family sugar transporter, which codes for MIDLAWLGPVAACCTTGSFALQVLHILKNRDTKAISLSMYLVFVFGVLCWLLYGMSNGDVPLMIANGITLVLAATVLLMKVVNERAR
- the purN gene encoding phosphoribosylglycinamide formyltransferase encodes the protein MKRIVVLISGSGTNLQAIIDACKLKKINGTLAAVFSNKTDAFGLERAREAGIPAHALTANQFADRAAFDRELMLEIDAYAPDLVVLAGYMRILSPEFVTHYAGRLINIHPSLLPKYPGLNTHRQVLENGDEVHGTSVHFVTEELDGGPVILQAKVPVFDGDDEDDITARVQHQEHAIYPLVVSWFIEGRLEMRDNSAWLDGKALPVQGYAAEE
- a CDS encoding glycoside hydrolase family 28 protein, with amino-acid sequence MKLTLTPQWASNDDKNQDTLRFQQALDTLAQQGGGTLEVESGCYKLGGLTLHSNTTLYLQAGAELVVSDDYRHFQQATTQSTAECSNWAFLYAMGAHNITVCGAGKINGNAEGWFAPHVDEMGYRQPAKHRPRMIVFEDCTKVQLQDFTIENAPMWTIHLVACQQVKVIGITVDNDLSMANTDALDIDSCQQVHISNSHFSAADDTICLKTSRKPAPLQRATRQVVVSNCTLRSKSCALKIGTETWEDIEDICVTNCVIYESNRAIGLVSRDGGRLRRMIFSNITFSCEMAHACHWGKADPVYLSVRARDPEIHPGEIEFIQFRGLSGVSDGAINMHSELPGQVRHIVLEGLQLTQRVSSSPEQGLYDIRPPCNPLSPTGMGLDNAWCLNPQTQRAFGVEAYPGGLPGLYANGVEDLALRNVEIYRPQPLPAGWNERECVLINCDGVKQDD
- the upp gene encoding uracil phosphoribosyltransferase, which codes for MKIVEVKHPLVKHKLGLMRENDISTKRFRELASEVGSLLTYEATADLETERVTIEGWNGPVEVDQIKGKKITVVPILRAGLGMMEGVLENVPSARISVVGVYRNEETLEPVPYFQKLVSNIEERMALVVDPMLATGGSMIATIDLLKNAGCTSIKVLVLVAAPEGIAALEKAHPDVELFTASIDQGLNEHGYIIPGLGDAGDKIFGTK
- the ppk1 gene encoding polyphosphate kinase 1; the encoded protein is MGQDKLYIEKELSWLSFNERVLQEAADKINPLIERMRFLGIYSNNLDEFYKVRFAELKRRILISEEQGTAPNSRHLLNKIQARVLKADQEFDGLYNDLLLEMARNQIFLINERQLSPNQQNWLRHYFKHYLRQHITPILINHDTDLVQFLKDDYTYLAVEIIQGSDIRYALLEIPSDKVPRFVNLPPEAPRRRKPMILLDNILRYCLDDIFKGFFDYDALNAYSMKMTRDAEYDLVTEMESSLLELMSSSLKQRLTAEPVRFVYQRDMPDAMVEMLRNKLTITNYDSIVPGGRYHNFKDFISFPNVGKANLVNKPLPRLRHIWFDKFRNGFDAIRNRDVLLYYPYHTFEHVLELLRQASFDPSVLAIKINIYRVAKDSRIIESMIHAAHNGKKVTVVVELQARFDEEANIHWAKRLTEAGVHVIFSAPGLKIHAKLFLVSRKEGDEVVRYAHIGTGNFNEKTARLYTDYSLLTADARITNEVRRVFNFIENPYRPVTFEHLMVSPQNSRRLLYDLVDKEIANAQNGEPSGITLKLNNLVDKGLVDRLYAASSSGVKVNLLVRGMCSLIPNLDGISDNIRVISIVDRYLEHDRVYIFENGGDKKVYLSSADWMTRNIDYRIEVAVAILDPRLKQRVLDIIEILFSDTVKARYIDKELSNRYVPRGNRRKVRSQLAIYDYIKSLEQPE
- the bglB gene encoding beta-galactosidase BglB codes for the protein MTNTPLSPTREHTTELIDSLIGGLVDIKDADGRFLQRLSDGRIVDTKGWAGWEWTHGIGLFGLYRYYQVSGSERAKEIIDLWFSDRFAEGTPIKNVNTACPFLTLALCYEDQPNPQWLPYLETWGRWLQHQLPRTDEGCFQHVTYENDHHQQIWDDTLMMAVLPLARIGKLLNKPEWIEEAKYQFTQHIQYLAEPKTGLWYHGWNFDGRHHFAGALWARGNSWITLAIPEFLELLDLPPQDALYRQLCNVLRNQVAALAECQAENGLWPTLLNDPESYVEASASAGFAAGIFKAVRLGYLESHWLPVALRATEGVINHITPQGELTQVSFGTAMGHDLDHYRNIPLTSMPYGQAMAILCLVESLRLHI